A genome region from Anastrepha obliqua isolate idAnaObli1 chromosome 4, idAnaObli1_1.0, whole genome shotgun sequence includes the following:
- the LOC129246489 gene encoding beta-glucuronidase-like isoform X1, which produces MIIKSKSFPLISFILGMCGSIGLTFGLVEQQNVSESKITKTESQGKQFDYMRLEDEPVTRGLLYPRASESREVRTLDGIWRFLKSDIKDPMEGVRNGWYQDDLDKVKPTRPMPVPSSYNDVSAENELRDHIGTVWYEKKIFVPHSWNIDQRIWLRFGSVHYAAIVWVNGQKVMSHAIGHLPFEAEITREVKFGAENRLTLLCDNTLLNTTIPQGKILEEESDNGKVVIQQYTFDFFNYAGIHRTVHLYTTPTVFIEDIKVSTDLVKSHVGVVHYEVIVNGVAKKSVIYDPPIEPLYIHAQLRNKEGEIVAHSVAKTSFNGTMMVKDVMPWWPYLMHPEPGYLYTLEIYLHAVDESLLDVYRMKIGIRTLKWNNSSLLLNDANIYLRGFGRHEDSDIRGKGFDFALMTRDFNLLKWIGANAYRTSHYPYSEESMQFADEFGFMIIDECPGVNADIYEPLLLRNHKSSLEQLIHRDRNHASVVMWSIANEPRSAHAQADKYFKILSNYTKTMDPSRPITAALNVDAKADKLAKYLDIISFNRYNAWYQNAGHLDMITKHVEEEANLWREMHNKPVIMTEYGADTYEGLHFLPSYIWSEDYQRALLSKHFKAFDNLRSQKWFIGEFLWNFADFKTAQTFTRVGGNKKGVFTRNRQPKSAAYLLRQRYYSLAVELDQCETPQDVFDYIINWQEKPPFIRDYEDL; this is translated from the exons atgataattaaatcaaaatcaTTTCCGCTTATCAGCTTTATCCTTGGAATGTGTGGGAGCATCGGTCTTACTTTTGGTTTAGTAGAACAACAGAATGTTTCAGAAAGCAAAATAACCAAGACAGAGTCTCAGGGTAAACAATTCGATTATATGCGATTGGAGGACGAACCAGTGACTCGTGGCTTACTTTATCCACGGGCATCGGAGTCCCGGGAAGTACGAACGCTTGATGGGATTTGGCGTTTTTTAAAGTCAGACATTAAAGATCCTATGGAGGGAGTACGCAATGGTTGGTACCAAGATGATTTAGATAAG GTGAAACCAACACGGCCAATGCCAGTACCCTCCAGCTACAATGATGTgagtgcagaaaatgaattGCGTGACCACATCGGAACAGTAtggtacgaaaaaaaaatttttgtcccACATTCATGGAACATCGATCAACGTATTTGGTTACGTTTTGGTAGTGTCCACTATGCTGCCATTGTC TGGGTGAACGGGCAAAAAGTAATGTCTCATGCCATTGGCCACTTACCATTCGAAGCGGAAATAACACGTGAGGTAAAGTTTGGTGCTGAAAACAGATTAACGCTTCTTTGCGACAACACACTTTTGAACACAACGATTCCGCAAGGAAAAATTCTTGAGGAGGAAAG TGATAACGGCAAGGTAGTGATCCAACAATATACCTTCGACTTTTTCAATTATGCTGGCATACACCGCACAGTTCATCTGTATACCACACCGACTGTTTTTATTGAAGATATTAAAGTATCAACTGATTTGGTTAAAAGTCACGTTG GAGTTGTACACTATGAAGTAATCGTGAATGGTGTTGCCAAAAAATCCGTAATTTATGACCCACCTATTGAGCCACTTTATATTCATGCGCAATTACGCAACAAAGAAGGAGAAATTGTAGCCCACAGCGTAGCCAAAACTTCGTTCAATGGTACGATGATGGTAAAAGATGTCATGCCATGGTGGCCATACTTAATGCATCCAGAGCCTGGTTATTTATACACCTTGGAAATATATTTGCACGCTGTGGATGAATCTCTACTAGATGTATATCGTATGAAAATCGGCATTCGCACACTAAAATGGAATAATTCTAGTCTGCTTCTAAATGATGCCAACATTTATTTGCGAGGGTTTGGACGTCATGAGGATTCTGAT atCCGAGGGAAGGGATTTGACTTTGCATTGATGACACGTgactttaatttattaaaatggattgGAGCGAACGCATATCGTACTTCACATTATCCCTATTCCGAAGAATCTATGCAATTCGCAGATGAATTTGGTTTCATGATCATAGATGAGTGTCCGGGCGTTAATGCAGA catttacGAGCCTTTGTTGTTACGGAATCATAAATCCTCACTGGAACAACTAATACATCGAGATCGCAACCATGCAAGTGTAGTTATGTGGTCGATAGCAAATGAACCGCGCTCTGCTCATGCTCAAGCTGATAAATATTTCAA AATTCTGTCGAATTATACGAAAACAATGGATCCATCGCGACCTATCACTGCCGCTTTAAACGTTGACGCCAAAGCGGATAAACTG GCAAAATATCTGGATATTATAAGTTTTAATAGATATAATGCGTGGTACCAAAACGCCGGCCACTTAGATATGATTACAAAACATGTAGAAGAGGAGGCAAATCTATGGCGTGAAATGCATAATAAGCCCGTCATAATGACAGAATACGGGGCGGACACTTATGAAGGATTACACTTC TTGCCATCATATATTTGGTCTGAAGATTACCAGCGAGCACTGCTTAGCAAACACTTTAAAGCCTTCGATAACCTAAGATCTCAAAAGTGGTTTATTGGAgaatttttgtggaatttcGCTGACTTCAAAACGGCTCAAA CTTTTACACGTGTTGGAGGCAATAAAAAGGGTGTTTTCACTCGTAATCGACAACCTAAATCTGCAGCGTATCTACTTCGTCAACGTTATTACAGTTTAGCCGTGGAATTAGATCAATGCGAGACACCTCAGGACGTTTTTGATTACATTATAAACTGGCAAGAGAAGCCACCTTTCATAAGAGATTATGAAGATTTATAA
- the LOC129246489 gene encoding beta-glucuronidase-like isoform X2 encodes MVKPTRPMPVPSSYNDVSAENELRDHIGTVWYEKKIFVPHSWNIDQRIWLRFGSVHYAAIVWVNGQKVMSHAIGHLPFEAEITREVKFGAENRLTLLCDNTLLNTTIPQGKILEEESDNGKVVIQQYTFDFFNYAGIHRTVHLYTTPTVFIEDIKVSTDLVKSHVGVVHYEVIVNGVAKKSVIYDPPIEPLYIHAQLRNKEGEIVAHSVAKTSFNGTMMVKDVMPWWPYLMHPEPGYLYTLEIYLHAVDESLLDVYRMKIGIRTLKWNNSSLLLNDANIYLRGFGRHEDSDIRGKGFDFALMTRDFNLLKWIGANAYRTSHYPYSEESMQFADEFGFMIIDECPGVNADIYEPLLLRNHKSSLEQLIHRDRNHASVVMWSIANEPRSAHAQADKYFKILSNYTKTMDPSRPITAALNVDAKADKLAKYLDIISFNRYNAWYQNAGHLDMITKHVEEEANLWREMHNKPVIMTEYGADTYEGLHFLPSYIWSEDYQRALLSKHFKAFDNLRSQKWFIGEFLWNFADFKTAQTFTRVGGNKKGVFTRNRQPKSAAYLLRQRYYSLAVELDQCETPQDVFDYIINWQEKPPFIRDYEDL; translated from the exons ATG GTGAAACCAACACGGCCAATGCCAGTACCCTCCAGCTACAATGATGTgagtgcagaaaatgaattGCGTGACCACATCGGAACAGTAtggtacgaaaaaaaaatttttgtcccACATTCATGGAACATCGATCAACGTATTTGGTTACGTTTTGGTAGTGTCCACTATGCTGCCATTGTC TGGGTGAACGGGCAAAAAGTAATGTCTCATGCCATTGGCCACTTACCATTCGAAGCGGAAATAACACGTGAGGTAAAGTTTGGTGCTGAAAACAGATTAACGCTTCTTTGCGACAACACACTTTTGAACACAACGATTCCGCAAGGAAAAATTCTTGAGGAGGAAAG TGATAACGGCAAGGTAGTGATCCAACAATATACCTTCGACTTTTTCAATTATGCTGGCATACACCGCACAGTTCATCTGTATACCACACCGACTGTTTTTATTGAAGATATTAAAGTATCAACTGATTTGGTTAAAAGTCACGTTG GAGTTGTACACTATGAAGTAATCGTGAATGGTGTTGCCAAAAAATCCGTAATTTATGACCCACCTATTGAGCCACTTTATATTCATGCGCAATTACGCAACAAAGAAGGAGAAATTGTAGCCCACAGCGTAGCCAAAACTTCGTTCAATGGTACGATGATGGTAAAAGATGTCATGCCATGGTGGCCATACTTAATGCATCCAGAGCCTGGTTATTTATACACCTTGGAAATATATTTGCACGCTGTGGATGAATCTCTACTAGATGTATATCGTATGAAAATCGGCATTCGCACACTAAAATGGAATAATTCTAGTCTGCTTCTAAATGATGCCAACATTTATTTGCGAGGGTTTGGACGTCATGAGGATTCTGAT atCCGAGGGAAGGGATTTGACTTTGCATTGATGACACGTgactttaatttattaaaatggattgGAGCGAACGCATATCGTACTTCACATTATCCCTATTCCGAAGAATCTATGCAATTCGCAGATGAATTTGGTTTCATGATCATAGATGAGTGTCCGGGCGTTAATGCAGA catttacGAGCCTTTGTTGTTACGGAATCATAAATCCTCACTGGAACAACTAATACATCGAGATCGCAACCATGCAAGTGTAGTTATGTGGTCGATAGCAAATGAACCGCGCTCTGCTCATGCTCAAGCTGATAAATATTTCAA AATTCTGTCGAATTATACGAAAACAATGGATCCATCGCGACCTATCACTGCCGCTTTAAACGTTGACGCCAAAGCGGATAAACTG GCAAAATATCTGGATATTATAAGTTTTAATAGATATAATGCGTGGTACCAAAACGCCGGCCACTTAGATATGATTACAAAACATGTAGAAGAGGAGGCAAATCTATGGCGTGAAATGCATAATAAGCCCGTCATAATGACAGAATACGGGGCGGACACTTATGAAGGATTACACTTC TTGCCATCATATATTTGGTCTGAAGATTACCAGCGAGCACTGCTTAGCAAACACTTTAAAGCCTTCGATAACCTAAGATCTCAAAAGTGGTTTATTGGAgaatttttgtggaatttcGCTGACTTCAAAACGGCTCAAA CTTTTACACGTGTTGGAGGCAATAAAAAGGGTGTTTTCACTCGTAATCGACAACCTAAATCTGCAGCGTATCTACTTCGTCAACGTTATTACAGTTTAGCCGTGGAATTAGATCAATGCGAGACACCTCAGGACGTTTTTGATTACATTATAAACTGGCAAGAGAAGCCACCTTTCATAAGAGATTATGAAGATTTATAA
- the LOC129245276 gene encoding zinc finger HIT domain-containing protein 3 isoform X2, whose amino-acid sequence MFCVTCQVPTKKYKCPTCLESYCSLNCYKKHKEADCESKQSLNTPTSEVSHIQEPTLHEPFSTKDTVPRKKLEMLNCAALHSLLWNPHLRNLLKEIDVTPDAWKAMKAAMQEPLFLEFADECLKVVEPQVADDCN is encoded by the exons atgttttgtgtaACATGTCAAGTGCCAACTAAAAAATACAAGTGTCCAACATGTTTAGAATCATA TTGCTCGCTTAACTGCTACAAAAAACACAAAGAGGCTGACTGTGAATCAAAGCAGTCCTTAAATACTCCAACATCAGAAGTCAGCCATATTCAGGAGCCTACTCTGCACGAGCCTTTTAGTACTAAAGATACAGTTCCACGAAAAAAATTGGAGATGCTAA ACTGCGCAGCCCTTCACAGTTTGCTATGGAATCCCCATTTACGCAATTTACTAAAAGAAATAGATGTAACTCCTGATGCGTGGAAAGCTATGAAAGCTGCAATGCAGGAACCACTCTTTTTAGAATTTGCCGATGAATGTCTGAAAGTTGTTGAACCACAGGTTGCAGACGATTGTAATTGA
- the LOC129245276 gene encoding zinc finger HIT domain-containing protein 3 isoform X1 — MFCVTCQVPTKKYKCPTCLESYCSLNCYKKHKEADCESKQSLNTPTSEVSHIQEPTLHEPFSTKDTVPRKKLEMLKDCAALHSLLWNPHLRNLLKEIDVTPDAWKAMKAAMQEPLFLEFADECLKVVEPQVADDCN; from the exons atgttttgtgtaACATGTCAAGTGCCAACTAAAAAATACAAGTGTCCAACATGTTTAGAATCATA TTGCTCGCTTAACTGCTACAAAAAACACAAAGAGGCTGACTGTGAATCAAAGCAGTCCTTAAATACTCCAACATCAGAAGTCAGCCATATTCAGGAGCCTACTCTGCACGAGCCTTTTAGTACTAAAGATACAGTTCCACGAAAAAAATTGGAGATGCTAA AAGACTGCGCAGCCCTTCACAGTTTGCTATGGAATCCCCATTTACGCAATTTACTAAAAGAAATAGATGTAACTCCTGATGCGTGGAAAGCTATGAAAGCTGCAATGCAGGAACCACTCTTTTTAGAATTTGCCGATGAATGTCTGAAAGTTGTTGAACCACAGGTTGCAGACGATTGTAATTGA